The Candidatus Methylomirabilota bacterium sequence CGACCCCGATCGGTCCCTCTACCACGACGTACTGCGGCTCGTACTCGGCGGTCATGGGGCACCACTCTCACGGACCGGCACGGTAAGCCAGTCCCCGGCCACGACTCGCACCTCGGGCGCAGGAGGCAGCTGCGACAGCAGGTCACCCACACGGATTTCGAGCCCCGGATGCAGCAGATCGGGATCGAGCTCGGCCAGCGGGACCAGGACAAAGCGCCGGAGATGCATCCGTGGGTGAGGGACTTGGAGGTTCGGCTCTGCGATGATTTGGGAGCCGTACAGGAGAAGATCGATGTCCACGACCCGTTCCTCCCCCCGCCCCCGGGTCTGCGGGCGCCCACAGGCCTCCTCCACCTGTAAGAGGGTCTCCAAAAGCTGCTGGGGGGCGAGAGAGGTCTCCGCCTCCACCACACCATTGAAAAACCACCCCCCCGCCACGTCCACCGGCTCCGTCTCATAGAGAGAGGAAATTCGGAGGAGTCGGATCCCCGGACGCTGCGAGAGCAGTGAGATGGCGTACTCCAATGTTTCCCGCCGATCCCCCAGGTTTGCACCGAGACCGAGATAGGCCCGGATCACCCCTCGCGCCTCCGACGTTAGCTGTCAGCAGTCAGCTATCAGCTGTCCGCGGGGATATTTCGAATG is a genomic window containing:
- the folK gene encoding 2-amino-4-hydroxy-6-hydroxymethyldihydropteridine diphosphokinase, whose protein sequence is MIRAYLGLGANLGDRRETLEYAISLLSQRPGIRLLRISSLYETEPVDVAGGWFFNGVVEAETSLAPQQLLETLLQVEEACGRPQTRGRGEERVVDIDLLLYGSQIIAEPNLQVPHPRMHLRRFVLVPLAELDPDLLHPGLEIRVGDLLSQLPPAPEVRVVAGDWLTVPVRESGAP